In the Planctomycetia bacterium genome, ACGTTTGGGCGAATACCCGGAAGCAAAGGAGTATGCCGATCGCTTTCCAGCGCATGCCAAATTGCTGCAAGACCAGATCTCGCTGCATCGCGCCCTAGAAGACACGGACGTCGGCCAGACTGCAGCGTTGTCCCAAACGATCATGATGCCTGGCACGTCGATCGCGGATCGCACTCCCGACACTCCGACCAACCTAGTCATTCGGGAAGGCCTGTCGTCGCAGTGGGAGATTCGGCCGCTGCTGAGAAAGCGCTTGCGGCTCATCGCCTTGTTGAACAGCGTGCTGATTGTCCTAAGCTTGCCGGTTTGGTGGCCACTGATGGTCAGCCCGGGACCCATTGTTGCCTACTTGGTGGTCGGAGTCGGCTCATGCCTAATTACGGTCTGGCTCTGGGGCCACCGACCAATTCCGTTACTAACCTTACGGTGGATTGAGGCAGTTTCGTTTGGCGTCCTGGTGCTCTATTTCGGCTGGCAAGATTTCTGGTTCTTTAAATCCGGCTGGTTTGCCACGCTCGCCTCGTACCATTTGCCAGGCGTCGTCACAGCGGTTCGAAGTCAGAGCGGGCAATGGGGTCTGCTGATTATTCTTTACGGGATTCTGATTCCCAACACGGCGCGGCGTGCGCTCGCCGCCGTCGCATTGCTGGCGTGCGTTCGTCTAGCGATCTTGGGTGGCGTCGTCGTGACGATCGGCGATGTGGCGAATGCCGACACAGTCAACTTTTTTTTGATTACCATCCTCGGTATGTTTGTGGTCGGCGCCATCGCAGTATTCGGCGCGCATCGAATTGAAGGCTTGCGTCAGTCGGTATCCGAGGCCCGGAAGTTGGGACCGTATCGGCTAATCCGACCCATCGGCGCCGGCGGGATGGGGCAGGTCTATCTAGCCGAGCATGCACTACTCCGGCGACCCTGTGCGCTGAAGTTGATTCGCCCCGAACAAGTCGGTGATGCGCGATTTCTGGCTCGATTCGAGCGCGAAGTGCAAACGCTGGCCACGTTGACGCATCCCAACACGGTCCGAGTCTACGACTACGGCCTGGCCGCCGATGGCACTTTTTATTATGCCATGGAATACTTGTCCGGTTGGTCGCTTGAAGCACTTGTGGCCCGTGAAGGCCCACTTCCGCCCGCGCGGGCCGTGTACCTCTTACGCCAGGTCTGCGGCGCATTGCGCGAGGCCCACGCGGTCGGCTTGGTACATCGCGATATCAAGCCAGCCAATATCCTGGTTAGCGAAATCGGCGGAATGCATGACGTGGCAAAATTACTGGATTTCGGCTTGGTCCAGGTGGCAATCCCCACCACCGACGTCAACCTGACTGGCATCGGCGCCATTGTGGGAACGCCCGCCTTTATGTCGCCCGAGCAAGCCGCCGGCAGCGCTAATGTGGATTCCCGTTGCGACATCTATAGCCTTGGCGCGGTTGCGTATTTCCTGGTCACCGGAAAAGCGCCATTCACGCGATCTACGTCCGTGGAAACCATGGCCGCCCATCTGGCCGAGCCGGTCGTCGCGCCCAGCGGGCTGCGCGCTGAAATCCCCAGCGACTTGGAAGACATCATTTTACGATGTCTCACCAAGCAGCCGCACGATCGGTTTCCGAATGTCACGAGCCTGGAGCAGGCCTTGGCACGCTGCGCATGTCGCGACGACTGGTCAGCGGAGCAAGCCGCCAATTGGTGGCTAACTGCGACAAGCTCAGTTTACTAATGCTATTTTCAACGGAGCCGAACCCCAGTGCGGCCGGCGGAACGCCTACCAAACTACGTCCGTCGCTTGAATATGATGAAAGCCAATGGATACAAGTGGAGGCGCGGTAGGCTGCACGTCAACAAAGTCATACGCGGATCGCTCCATGAAGACGTCCGGCGGGGTGCCTCGTCGAACTCGAAGACTTGACGTGTTGAGGGCGGTCGGAAGTGGTCGCTAGTTGAGCAAGAGTCTCCTCGGTCGTGTGGCGGTCGGTGTCGCCGGGTTAGTTTTTGCGTGACGTGTCGCGGAGCGGCCAGCTGTGGCAACGTCTTCGGCGTTTGGCGTCCTGGAGTTAATAGCTTTCGCCTGTGCTTGCCAGGATCTGGCAGCGATGCGTTAGTCGATCGGGGGCTAGACCTCAGTCTCCGGTTGCTGAAGCGATATTATTGCGGCTGACGCGCTGGAGCGCGGCTCGTGTCAGCGGTGCTCGCTCGCCCATTGCACCCATTGGTCGAGCAGAGTAGCCGCGCCGGGCGACAGGCTCTGTCGAAATCCCTGAAGCCGCACGCGCAACTCCATGAGCGCGCTTTGCTGCTCTGCCCGGGGCAGCACCTCGAAAGTGCGTTGGCCGCCGTGCAGACTTTTTTGCTGTCCCATCAACTTACGTTGTTCGTCCGCAATGCCCATCGCGGCGCCATTGGCGTTGTTGCTCTTCGTCTGCGTGACCGCAATGAGGCGACTAATCCCGTCGATTGCCATGTGAGCACCCTCGCATCGTCAAAGACTCGACACTATGCTTGTTGTTCTGTCATCAGCGTCTCCAGACTTGCCACGCCGTAGGTAGCAAAAGTCATTGCAGTTGATTTAGACGGTGGTTTCCCTGAATCATGGTCGGCGCGGTGCGCGCCAGCGGAGGAAAAGCCAGGCGATCGAAAGCGAAAGGACCGTCGTCGCGCGGACAAGGGACCAAACGTCGAATTCATGGCCGCCCAGACGGATTGCAATCAACCCGACAAAGAACGCCACAACTACAACCAAAATGCTGATCAGACGAAGTGGATGATGGGTGATCGCTTCGATAAACCGTGGCACAGGACCTCCGCGGCCCACCAGTGTGCCGCATGTGAAAGGAATTCTTGAGCCTGAAAGCACTAGCGCTCGGCGTAACGGGCGTTTTCCTCTAACAGGTAAATCTCGATCGACGGACAAAACGCACGGTGGCATCACGTTTTTTACTTAATGCGAGGTTCACCAAGTGCCGTTAGGCGATGTCAGCGGGCGTGTAGCGCCCCGCCGTAGTCAACTCCGTTGGCCAAGTAGCGGCCGTCATCACTACATCGCTCGCTACAGGCCGTGTCGCATGTCTCCTAATCAGCGCCGTCGCACCGCCGCGCGCTTTGGCGACAGGATACCAAACGCCTCGTTTTCTCCGATTAGACGAAACAGCGCGTCAAACAGGAGGGATGGCGGCGGGATGCGATATCGATCGCCATGACTGTCGACGGAGACGACCGGCGCCGAAGTCGGTGCGCCAACCGATTCGCCGAAGTGGTTGCGGACCGCGTTCAGGTCCTTGAGGTTGACGGTGCCGTCAAAGGGATAGGCGTCGCCCGGGATGCGTGGGCCGCCGATGACTCCCTCGCCGAAATAGTTGCGGACCGCGTTCAGGTCGTTGAGATCTACGTCGCCGTCACTGTCGGTATCGCCAATGAGCTCGGAACCGTCCGGCCCGTCGATGGTGAGGGTGTAATCTGGGTTCGTGTCGAGGTGTGACTTCCCATGCACGCGGATGTAAAACTGATCGCCGCCGCGGACCGGGATCGAGACGTGCTCGTCGTCATCCGTGGAGTTGGATTGCGTGACGTATTGGCCAAAGGAGTCCAGCAACTCCAGGTCGATGTCCCCCTGTGCATGGGTGAACAACACGTCCACGTCCAGGGTGCCGGTGGACGGCGCGGTCCAGAGGTAGAAATCGTCGTCCTGAAAAGCGAGCGACAGTCTGCCGAGCGACAGGTCCCCTGTCCCCACGTAGGTCCGGTAGTCCAGAGCGCCGTTCGGTTCGAAGCGGTCGCCTGCGATTTCCGGACCGTCGATCGACAGCTCGTAGCGCGGATTGGTCGCGCCGTTGTAGCCGTACACCTGGACGTAGACTGATTCCCCTGCCGAGACGCCCCACGTGACCGACTCGTGGTTTTCGAACGAGGTTGAGCTGGCAACCTCCGTGCCGCTGCGGTCATACAGCTTCAAGTCCAGGTCACCGAAGGCATGGAGGAAGTCGATGTCCACCCGCAGTGTGCCGCCGACGCCGGGGAGCGCCGTCCAGAGATACCAATCGTCGCTCGACTGAAACTCCTGTCCCGGCCCGCGATGGACGGTCAGCCCGCTGTATCCTTGATTTCCGACGTGAAGATTGAAGGCCTGTGCCAACTCCTCGTTCGGCTCGCAGAAGTCGCTGGGAATCAGTCCCGGGCCGTCGATCTTGAGCGTGTAGCTCGGGTTGGTTGCGCCGCTGTAGCCGTACACACGGACGAAGTACACCGCTCCGGCTTGGGCCAGGTAGAAGACGTGTTCATTGTCCGTGGTTTTGTTTGACACGGCCAACACGCCGCCGCCGGCATCGTGGAGCACCATATCGATATCGCCCGCCGAGTGCTGGAAGTCGACATCGATATTGAGATTGCCGTCGGCCGGCGATGTCCAGACATACCAGTCGTCGTTGCCAGACTCGTGGATCGAGAGTCCCGCGACGGTCACATCGCCGGTCTCGACGTAGAAGGCTGCGCCGAACGAGTCATTCGGCTCAAACACGTCGCCGACTAGCAGCCGGCGCTGTTCCAGCAGCTCAAGGCGGGCGGTAGCGCACTTACTAACGCGCGAGCGGGGCCAGTGCCTGGCGTGCGTATTTGAGTGCGTCTTCATGGCTTGGCTCCGAGAAAATGGTCGGTTTTTTGCATGACGAGTCGGCTCGCCACTTCGGTGGCCATCAGATAGGCCCGATGGGCATTATTCTCGTTCGTTCGCGTACAAACATCAGGGGAATTCTCATACGAGCGCCTGGAATCCATCTTCCTCCGTAAATTCTTCGAGCGGAGGAAACGGTAATTCCTTCTTGATAAACGGGATAAATGTTGGGCTCACGGAGAAGGTCACGCGACACTTGGGACCTGCCATCCGACGAATCGCATCAATCGAGACCTGAAAAATGGGAGAACCTCGCGTGCAGATATCGCTCGCGGTGCCGCTTGCGACGCCGGGAGGCCGGTCGGTGTCCTCCATCTAGAGTCGAAACGTGCCGTTGCCCATCTGCGAATGTTCCAGGTCGGCGGCGTAGTCTTCACAGCCTGGCGTCTCTTCTTCATCCCACAAGTTGATTTTCCCTCCCGAACCGCGTGGATTTACGGCCCTACCTGTGCGTCGGCGGAGCGCCGACACAGCAAGGACAGTCGCGGCGAGACATCCCAGGACCATCGTGTTAGGCTCGGGGACGTTGGCCACGGTGACCGGCAGTACGAACGCCTGGTCGAAAATGCCGACGTCAAATGACGGGTTGTTGACCGTGCCAATGTCGTCCGACGGACCGGTATCGACGATGCTGAATGAACCTGTTCCGGCCTTGAGGGCGTCCGCGTGAATGCGAATGTTAACAAGCGGATATAAATTGCTCGGATCATACGCGCCAGCGTCAAGGGTTAGATCGCGGAGGACCGCAAAACTGGCCGTGGGGGCTGCGTCCGAGCCGTTAGTGATGATCGGGTCGGAAAAACCGAATGCCGTCAAGCCGGACCGCGTGTTGTTAGCATCGTTGAGCGGCTGAACTCCCGTCGCGATTAATTGGTTCGCTGCGTTCTGGGCGAAGTTAAGCCGGAAGCCCCAAGCGAACAACCTATTGTTTACACTGTCGACGATGACAGGATTCGTCGGGCTCGGAACGCCGACCGTTCCCGTGTCTTTAAGCACGACCTGTAGAAAAACGTCCGGGCCCCCCGGTTGCAATTGCAGGCCGACGACCGGATCAATGAGCGTTCCCGGCGTTTGCTGCGTGATTGTCGCCGCAGTTCGGTACTCAAATACCATGTCGGCGCGCGCAGAGGAAAACGTCGCCAAGGCTGCCAGCGTAAACAGAGGAATTCTCATCACACGTGTCCTTTTAGTGAATGGTTACCGGGTTCATTCGTGACGTCGTGCATTTCACGTGCGACCATCAGCACCTCGATCTGTTCGACACCGAATATCCCGATACGCGGTCAATGGTGGCATCAGCGTGATCGCTTCCAAACAACAAAGTCATCCGCACTTTTCTCGCCGAGCATGACTATCGTCGACCCACTCCCGAAGAAGGCACTGATGCCTTCTGACAAGACACGAAAAACAGGGATGGCTTAAATCGTCCGCCATTTATTCGGCGCAGTGGCAGCATGTGGCCATCGGGCTACATGCGGAGCGCTCGACCAGTGCGAGTGTGGTGGTTCGGCCCAGCGCCGTCAAGGAATTTCGCTGCAATTGCCGACGATTAGCCGAATACTGGCAAAACCGGCTCTCGCAGCATGAGCCCCCCGCAGTGGCACGCGATTTGCCCCAAGCTGACCGGGGAACCCTATGGGTGACTTCTTCCGTATAGGTTACTGTCGAAAGCGACTACTTGCGGTTCGATCGGCATCGATTGGCCCACCGGCCAGACCCACAGGCTAAGCTTGTCGCCGAATGCGTGCGCAATGGCGTCTCTTCGACGTGGGGAGCATTTGGCCAACGGCAATCTGACTTTGTCCATTCCCTGGTCGTTGAACAGTCTGGCCGGCTATTCGCCGGAAACAAGTGTGGAGCAATGGGGCGTCGGCTATGCGTCGAACCGAGTGGGCCGGCTGGTCTTGAAAGAAGTGCGGCATTTCAACGCGGCGAACGAGTTGGTGTTCCAAGACACGACTCAGCGCGTGGTTCACACGCTGGAATAGCGTGCCGTGCCGCAGCGCGAAAGAGAAATCCACACTCACCGAAGCCTGACCACAATGAAAACTCGATCTTTACGATCGCAAACGTCCCGGAAACATCGCGCCCCTGACCTCGTGCTGATGATCGTGTTACTCGCCTGCGTGGCATTCGCGATTGACCAGTGATTCCCACCGCGCAAGAAGGGCATGGTGATTTTATCTATACGCCGGTAAGACTTATTCGTTGAGCGAGAGTGTGAGTATGCTGGCAGTGACCGCGCGGGGGAAAGGACCGAGTCCCCGGCGCGGCCTGTCGTTTGACAATGTCGCATCAAGGTAAGGTACAAAACTCCAGCTTTATGAACCTCCCCAATCGACATGGTACGCGTTGTCTGTTGCCGGCGCGATTTGAGTAGCCATCGACTTCATGGCAAACTCTGCCATGGCCGAGAGAATGATCTTCTTAGATTTGGAAACGACAGGACTAAATCCCCGCCGGCATCCGATCATGCAACTCGCCGCCATCGCGGTCGACCAATCGCTCGCGCCACTAGAAGCGACCGAACTCAAGATCCGTTTCCGCGAACAAGCTGCCACACGGGCGAGTCTGCGCAAGAATCACTATTCGGCCCAGTGGTACCGAAGCTGTCATGAGGTGCCATCTGGAAGCGCCAGCCGGCTGAACTAGGCCCGGCTGGGGTACCCCGGCTGCCATTCTATCCCATTTTTCCGTCTGCTTGGTACCATCCTCCCATCTCTCGAAGGTGGAGGAAGGTTCCATGAAACGAAATTGGGATGAGCTGGAGCTCGCCGAACACTGGTCACTGACGCACGACGAACTTGCGCTGCTCTATTCGTTCAGCACGGTGCCTGGTGACTGGGGAAGTCCAGACGCCGGTGAAGACGTTTCGCTTTCAGCCTGTAAAGGAGGCCGAATACTACCAGGTCGAAATCTCAGGCATGGCCGAGTTCGCCAATTGCCCCGACTGCGCGGCGCTCGATGGCGTTTACATCATGGGGCCGATGCAGCAGATCCATATCGACGGCGACCCAGTGAATTGCTCGCACGGCATGTTCCTCGCCACAATCAGCTACGCCGACTCCGACGAGCCCGGCTGTTATGGATTGATCGGGCTGCAGTTCTATCAGGCCGGCGGGGCGTTCCACCTCCTGGTGAACTTGCAAAGTGGCGGCACACCGTGCGGGCAAGGCGGCGGCCAGCCATCGATCGAATGGGAAATGGACTTCGCTCCCAGCGCCCCGGACTGCCTTTTCCTGGACGAGTTCGGTATTCCCCAGCCGCGGTCGCTGACCTGGATCACCAACGGGCGTCCCGACCACCGAACGCTGCGACGGCGGCGGCGCGACCTGTGTCGTGACGGCGATTCCCAGTCCGTGAGGTAACGTATGTGGTGCGTGTTTCAGGCAACGAATGATCCGCATGTGCATCGCTGTGCGAGGTGTGGATTTGTAGTTGCGCCGACGAGATTTCCGCCGGAGAAGTTACGGCGGCAATGTCAGATGTTGGCGGCGACATCGTGACGGCATCGTTGCTCGATCGAGTTCGCAGCTATCACGAAGCCCGGGATCGAACAATCAGAGATCATGTGACGTAGCCCGTGGCTGGTGGCGGTTGGCTGCAGCGTAGGTTTAGGCCTTTTCATGGACTCTTTCGCTTGCAGATAATCAACTCTTGATTGTTTTTGTCTGATAATTCTGTGGGGCGCGAACCAGAAGCGGCGACCACAATCTTCAACGAATCTCCGTTCAACTCATATGCAACGCTGACAGGCGTCGAATTGGTAAGCGTCTTTTCTGGCTGAATAACAATAAGCTTGAGGCTGCTGACAGTCTCCAACTTGAACGAATACTTCATTTCCTTCCCAGTCTCGTCTTGGAAGGTAAGCTTATCTCCCCTGAAGACATACTGGTAAGTCACATTCCTTTTGTGGCCGTTTTGACTTTCTGATTGCGCCAACCAAATTCCTTGAATGTTTGCTTGGTCCGTAGATTTCGGCGCGTCTCCGGCGCAGCCGCACAATGAAGCGCAAACAAGAACCAGTGTAATGAGCGAGGTCTTCATAATCTCGTAATGCTAAAACGAATTGCGCGTTGAACGGAGCCGATTGGCGAGCGGTGCTATGCGGCTGACGGGGTCGACTCCCGTTCTGCTGAAGAATCTACCGCTGGACGTCATGGTCGGTCAAGCAAGAATCATGCGGCGGAAGCGTCGGGCGTCAAATCGTTGTCCAACCGAAAAGCGAGTAGCGACAACAGCTTGGCATGGCTCGCACGGGTGCGCGCTTGTCAGCTTTTTTGCGGCTCAAGCGCGAATCGCCGCCGATCACGAATCGAGCGCGCGCCGTGAGTGCTAGGCTCAACCGAGGATCAGCCTGCGCAGCCTTCCGCTCGCAATGTTTGAGCAGCCCACCGAGCCGTTCGTGGCAGTCGACATCATTCGTCTCAGACCAACGTCGCGTTAGTACGAGGTGCCGCTCCTGTATTCCAAAATGTCCCCAGGCTGACATTCGAGCGCTCTGCAGATCGACTCCAGCGTCGAAAGCCGAATCGCCTTGGCCTTGCCGTTTTTCAAGATGGAAATGTTGGCGATCGTGATGCCGACTTTTTCGGACAACTCAGTGACGCTCATCTTCCGCTTGGCCAACATGACGTCGATGTTGATGATGATTGACATGCGGGTCTCGTCACACCGTTAATTCATTTTCGGATTTCAGATCCACGCCATTTTGCGAAATCCGCTCAAACATCGCCGCCGCTACGGCGACGACGATCGAAGGAAGAACAATGAGGAGCCCGAGAAAAATCGGAGCGCCAGGATTGTCATTGTCTTCGCCGCTGGCCAGCAGAATCCAGATTTCCTCGACGACGACAAAGCCAATGATGGCTAGCGCGCAGTATTTGATGATCCGCAACGCCTTCACGACTTCCTGCGAGAAGACTTGATCTCTTCCGATGTAGCCCAATGCGCGGATCGCCTGATAGAGTGCCACAAAGAATGGAATGGAGCCTGCGTACACCAGCACCAGAAACGGATCCTGGAAGTAGATCTCAAATTGCGAGGCGTCCTTGTTCCTGCCTTCGATCTGAGGTTCCCACAGCAACAGCGCAAGAGCGGCGAGGCCAATGAGCACAATGACGATCTGAAGAAAGATGATTGCGCTTCGTTTCATGGGTGATCGACTTTCTCGGCTATTTCTCAGCGACGAAGACAATTTTTCTTCCTTCGTGAAAATCAACTGCAAGGGACCGCGTTTCAGGGCGTCCCGGACTGTTTTCATCTGATCGAGGCTCTCTCGAGAGATCAGCTTCAGGTCAAATAGCGCTTCGACGATCTTGGCCATGTCGCGGGGCGTCGAAATGATCTCAAAGATGACCGGGTGCATATCCCGCCCTGGCTTCTAGTCGTTGCCGAATCGCCAATAAGTGATGCATTCGTTCTTCATCAGGTCGACACGTTCGGCGACCATGTACGTATCCTTGAGCCCAAGCGCACCCGGATTGATTCGTCTGAATACGGATGCTGGTCGAACTGCGGAGGCGGTTCAAGATTCACAGGGACTAACTTCCCTCAGCCATCTCATCAAAAGCAGTTCGCTCAGGCCGGTTTATCGCAAAATAGCAAGGTTTTATCGTATGTCAATAGTATTTCATTGTTCTAGTTAGGGGCGATTCGCCGGCGCGCTGCGAAATTGGGTTAATCGGCGTCAGGTGCCAAAAGATTTCCCAGCGAAAGGCGATTAGCGGCAACGGCTTGGCATGCACGAACGTGCAAGCCATTGCCAGCGGGGTGGCGAACCTGAGCCGGAAAAGCGCCGTGCGAGTCGGCTCAGTGCTTTGACAACTTCCGATTTAATCGAGCCGATCAAGTGTGGGCCTTCGAAGCCGACGTTATCTTGGTTTCAGGCGCATCGGACGCGACCGGCAGATCGGCCTGCAGTTCTACCAGGCGTTTGGCGCGTTCTACCTTATTCTCGTTACGACAGTGCGGCAACAACTTGCGGCCAAGGCGGTGGCCAGCCCGCAATCGAACGGCAGAAGGATTTCGCTCCCAGCGCCCCGGACTGCCTTTTCCTGGACGAGTTCGGCATTCCCCAGCCGCGGTCGCTGACCTGGATCACGAACGGCGTGCCGACGACCGAGCGCTGCGACGGCAGCGGCGCGACCTGCATTGTGACAGCAATTCCGGCTTCCTTAGGTGCGGCATGTGGTGCGTGTTTCAGGCGACTGACGATCCGCGGGTTCACCGGGGTGCCCGGTGCGGGTTTATAACCGCGCCGACACGGTTTTCGCCAGATCGGGTAAGGCGGAAATGCAATGCTACGTCATTGACCACATTACAAATGCCGTCGTTCGCCGAGCGCGTGCGAAGTTACCGAGAGGCTCGCGAGACGTGGATTTCGGCGGGGCGGCAAGTTCGCAGTGAGGAGGAGATGGCACGCCTACACGCGATCTGCCGAACGTGCGCGCAATTCAGCGGAGCCAGTTGCAAACTCTGCGGGTGCGCGATTCATCCATCTCGGACATGGCTGAATAAGCTTTACTGGGCGACAGAGAATTGTCCTGATGTTGTTCCGAGATGGTAATGCCGCAAACTTTGCCAGTTTTTTGGTTTAGTTTGCCGGCGTCGGTTCCGATGAACCAAAGATAAGCGATCGTAGCGAATGGGCCTTCTTTGCCGAGCGTGCTGGGCTGTGCGATGCATGAACGTGTACCCCCTGGCGGCGGAGCCGGGCGGTTCGCTACCAAGGCGCACCGTTGGGTGCTCGTGCTGCTTGCACTTGCGAGTCTAAGTGGTTGTCGGACACCTTACGCGGCTGACCGCAACTGCGTGTCCACGCAGTTGGTTACTCGTACGGGACTGGAGCTTGGTCCCCCATCGTGCCCAGGGCAATTCGCGCTCCCGAATGGATCGTCGCTGCAAGACGGACTCTCGGAAGACGAAGCGGTGGTGATTGCACTTTGGAACAACGCGCTCTTCAATGAGTTGTTGGCCGACTTGAACGTGGCGCGTGGCGACCTGGTGCAAGCGGGTCTGTTACCCAATCCCGAGGTCGTTTACTTCGTTCCGGTCAACGACAAGCCATTCAAGTACGCGCTTGATTTTCCGCTGGAATCGCTGTGGCTGCGACCCATTCGTGTGCGCGCAGCGGCTCGCGAATCGTCGCGTGTCTCGCAGCGTTTGACGCAGTCCGGCCTCGATCTCATTCGCGACGCCCGGCAAGGCTTTGCCGACGCCCTACTGGCTCAGGGGCGGCTGGAGGTAGCCCGGCAGTCGGCCGCGATGCGCGGCGAGATCTTACGGGTAGCAGAAGCACGACTTCAGGCCGGAGACATCAGCGTCCAAGAGACAGTTACCGCCCGCATCGACATGCTGCGGGCGCGGCAAGAATTGAGCCGCGCCGGCTTTGACGTCGCCCTGGCCGAAGAGCGGTTGAGAAATCTGCTGGGGGTCGGCGACGACCGCAGTCCGTTGAGGCTCATTGCCGCTCCGCTGCCACCACTCCTGCGATTGCACGCCGACACCCTGGTGGCCGAAGCGACCAGCACGCGC is a window encoding:
- a CDS encoding helix-turn-helix transcriptional regulator; this encodes MSIIINIDVMLAKRKMSVTELSEKVGITIANISILKNGKAKAIRLSTLESICRALECQPGDILEYRSGTSY
- a CDS encoding DUF2975 domain-containing protein produces the protein MAKIVEALFDLKLISRESLDQMKTVRDALKRGPLQLIFTKEEKLSSSLRNSRESRSPMKRSAIIFLQIVIVLIGLAALALLLWEPQIEGRNKDASQFEIYFQDPFLVLVYAGSIPFFVALYQAIRALGYIGRDQVFSQEVVKALRIIKYCALAIIGFVVVEEIWILLASGEDNDNPGAPIFLGLLIVLPSIVVAVAAAMFERISQNGVDLKSENELTV
- a CDS encoding exonuclease domain-containing protein, whose product is MAERMIFLDLETTGLNPRRHPIMQLAAIAVDQSLAPLEATELKIRFREQAATRASLRKNHYSAQWYRSCHEVPSGSASRLN
- a CDS encoding TIGR03067 domain-containing protein; its protein translation is MKTSLITLVLVCASLCGCAGDAPKSTDQANIQGIWLAQSESQNGHKRNVTYQYVFRGDKLTFQDETGKEMKYSFKLETVSSLKLIVIQPEKTLTNSTPVSVAYELNGDSLKIVVAASGSRPTELSDKNNQELIICKRKSP
- a CDS encoding serine/threonine-protein kinase, which gives rise to RLGEYPEAKEYADRFPAHAKLLQDQISLHRALEDTDVGQTAALSQTIMMPGTSIADRTPDTPTNLVIREGLSSQWEIRPLLRKRLRLIALLNSVLIVLSLPVWWPLMVSPGPIVAYLVVGVGSCLITVWLWGHRPIPLLTLRWIEAVSFGVLVLYFGWQDFWFFKSGWFATLASYHLPGVVTAVRSQSGQWGLLIILYGILIPNTARRALAAVALLACVRLAILGGVVVTIGDVANADTVNFFLITILGMFVVGAIAVFGAHRIEGLRQSVSEARKLGPYRLIRPIGAGGMGQVYLAEHALLRRPCALKLIRPEQVGDARFLARFEREVQTLATLTHPNTVRVYDYGLAADGTFYYAMEYLSGWSLEALVAREGPLPPARAVYLLRQVCGALREAHAVGLVHRDIKPANILVSEIGGMHDVAKLLDFGLVQVAIPTTDVNLTGIGAIVGTPAFMSPEQAAGSANVDSRCDIYSLGAVAYFLVTGKAPFTRSTSVETMAAHLAEPVVAPSGLRAEIPSDLEDIILRCLTKQPHDRFPNVTSLEQALARCACRDDWSAEQAANWWLTATSSVY
- a CDS encoding pre-peptidase C-terminal domain-containing protein; translated protein: MKTHSNTHARHWPRSRVSKCATARLELLEQRRLLVGDVFEPNDSFGAAFYVETGDVTVAGLSIHESGNDDWYVWTSPADGNLNIDVDFQHSAGDIDMVLHDAGGGVLAVSNKTTDNEHVFYLAQAGAVYFVRVYGYSGATNPSYTLKIDGPGLIPSDFCEPNEELAQAFNLHVGNQGYSGLTVHRGPGQEFQSSDDWYLWTALPGVGGTLRVDIDFLHAFGDLDLKLYDRSGTEVASSTSFENHESVTWGVSAGESVYVQVYGYNGATNPRYELSIDGPEIAGDRFEPNGALDYRTYVGTGDLSLGRLSLAFQDDDFYLWTAPSTGTLDVDVLFTHAQGDIDLELLDSFGQYVTQSNSTDDDEHVSIPVRGGDQFYIRVHGKSHLDTNPDYTLTIDGPDGSELIGDTDSDGDVDLNDLNAVRNYFGEGVIGGPRIPGDAYPFDGTVNLKDLNAVRNHFGESVGAPTSAPVVSVDSHGDRYRIPPPSLLFDALFRLIGENEAFGILSPKRAAVRRR
- a CDS encoding TolC family protein, with product MSTQLVTRTGLELGPPSCPGQFALPNGSSLQDGLSEDEAVVIALWNNALFNELLADLNVARGDLVQAGLLPNPEVVYFVPVNDKPFKYALDFPLESLWLRPIRVRAAARESSRVSQRLTQSGLDLIRDARQGFADALLAQGRLEVARQSAAMRGEILRVAEARLQAGDISVQETVTARIDMLRARQELSRAGFDVALAEERLRNLLGVGDDRSPLRLIAAPLPPLLRLHADTLVAEATSTRPDVMSANQNVAAAAERVRLSRVGWVRFLGILDATSGTRTGHEFGPALRMTLPIFNWNEGLIIRAEAELERARRQRQTVHNQVVMEVYQAHARVEQARAELDVLDRQVLVEAERSRTRAEGAFREGDTAYIIVLETIRQVLDSRLRQQQLHADLRRAWADLERSVGRRLTAEPLPPPAAPLPPPQTP